In one window of Deinococcus terrestris DNA:
- the ilvD gene encoding dihydroxy-acid dehydratase encodes MGDSAPARRSDTIKSGFERAPHRSLLRATGVIERESDFGKPFIAVCNSYIDIIPGHVHLQEFGRVVKAAVREAGGVPFEFNTIGVDDGIAMGHAGMKYSLPSRELIADSVETVVQAHQFDAMICIPNCDKIVPGMLMGAMRCDIPTIFVSGGPMLRGLTKAGRRVDLASVFEGVGAFQAGRMGADELRELEEQACPTCGSCSGMFTANSMNCLCEALGMSLPGNGTIPATDPRRHELARAAARQLLVLLERGITPRQVVTAEAIDNAFALDMAMGGSTNTVLHTLAIAHEVGVEYPLSRLNEVSDRVANLCKIAPSSDFHIQDLDEVGGVSVILRELFQREGILHRGCVTATGRALEDNVAEAPAPDGEVVRPWEAAYSPTGGLRLLFGNLAPEGGVVKYAGVVPAMRRFEGDAIVYDSMEAANAGILGGEVRAGHVVVIRYEGPQGGPGMQEMLSPTANLAGMGLGESVLLLTDGRFSGATRGGSVGHVSPEASAGGPIALVMSGDRIRVDMDAGTLDLLVSDEELARRREGWRPVVKPIPGRWLKRYARLVTSGSRGAVLDDAAGPQVPAPPARPEAPAARPQVPPPPA; translated from the coding sequence ATGGGAGACTCCGCGCCAGCACGCCGCAGCGACACCATCAAGTCGGGCTTCGAACGCGCCCCGCACCGCAGCCTGCTGCGGGCGACCGGGGTGATCGAGCGCGAGAGCGATTTCGGCAAGCCCTTTATCGCCGTGTGCAACAGCTATATCGACATCATTCCGGGGCACGTGCATCTCCAGGAGTTCGGGCGGGTGGTCAAGGCGGCGGTCCGGGAGGCGGGCGGCGTCCCCTTCGAGTTCAACACCATCGGCGTGGACGACGGCATCGCGATGGGCCACGCGGGCATGAAGTACAGCCTGCCCAGCCGCGAACTGATCGCGGACTCGGTCGAGACGGTCGTGCAGGCCCACCAGTTCGACGCGATGATCTGCATCCCCAACTGCGACAAGATCGTGCCCGGCATGCTGATGGGCGCGATGCGCTGCGACATCCCCACCATCTTCGTGAGCGGCGGGCCGATGCTGCGCGGGCTGACGAAAGCGGGGCGGCGGGTGGACCTCGCCTCGGTGTTCGAGGGGGTGGGGGCCTTCCAGGCGGGCCGGATGGGCGCCGACGAACTGCGCGAGCTGGAGGAACAGGCCTGCCCCACCTGCGGAAGCTGCTCGGGGATGTTCACCGCCAACTCGATGAACTGCCTGTGCGAGGCGCTGGGAATGAGCCTGCCGGGCAACGGGACCATTCCGGCGACCGACCCCCGGCGGCATGAACTGGCGCGGGCGGCGGCGCGGCAACTCCTCGTACTGCTGGAGCGCGGCATCACCCCCCGGCAGGTCGTGACCGCCGAGGCCATTGACAACGCCTTCGCCCTCGACATGGCGATGGGCGGCTCGACGAACACGGTGCTGCACACCCTCGCCATCGCGCACGAGGTCGGGGTGGAGTACCCGCTTTCGCGGCTCAACGAAGTGTCCGACCGGGTGGCGAACCTGTGCAAGATCGCGCCCAGCAGTGACTTTCATATCCAGGACCTCGACGAGGTGGGCGGCGTCAGCGTGATCCTGCGCGAGCTCTTTCAGCGGGAGGGCATCCTGCACCGGGGCTGCGTCACCGCGACCGGGCGGGCGCTGGAGGACAACGTGGCGGAGGCGCCCGCCCCCGACGGCGAGGTGGTGCGGCCCTGGGAGGCCGCCTATTCGCCCACCGGGGGCCTGCGGCTGCTGTTCGGCAACCTCGCGCCCGAGGGGGGGGTGGTCAAATACGCGGGGGTGGTGCCCGCCATGCGCCGCTTCGAGGGCGACGCCATCGTCTACGACAGCATGGAGGCCGCCAACGCGGGCATCCTGGGCGGCGAGGTGCGGGCCGGGCACGTCGTCGTGATTCGCTACGAGGGGCCGCAGGGCGGGCCGGGAATGCAGGAGATGCTCTCCCCGACGGCCAACCTCGCCGGGATGGGCCTGGGCGAGAGCGTCCTGCTGCTCACCGACGGGCGCTTCAGCGGGGCCACGCGCGGGGGATCGGTCGGCCACGTCTCGCCGGAAGCGAGCGCGGGCGGTCCCATCGCCCTGGTCATGAGCGGCGACCGCATCCGGGTGGATATGGACGCCGGGACGCTCGACCTGCTCGTCTCCGACGAGGAACTGGCGCGGCGGCGGGAGGGGTGGCGGCCTGTCGTCAAACCCATTCCGGGCCGCTGGCTGAAGCGCTACGCCCGTCTGGTCACCAGCGGCAGCCGGGGCGCGGTGCTGGACGACGCGGCCGGGCCGCAGGTTCCCGCGCCGCCTGCTCGGCCAGAGGCCCCGGCGGCCCGGCCCCAGGTCCCGCCGCCCCCAGCTTGA
- the ilvC gene encoding ketol-acid reductoisomerase, producing the protein MTATMYYDRDVDLSPIEEKLVAIIGYGSQAHAHAQNLRDSGLNVVVGLREGSASRAKAEGAGLRVTTVEDATREADVVMLLIPDEAQPGLYEQSIAPHLTPGKALAFGHGFNVHFGRITPPPDVDVFLVAPKGPGHMLRRIYADGGGMPGIFAVAQDASGGARALALAYARGIGCTRAGVLETTFKEETETDLFGEQSVLCGGVTHLIQAGFETLVEAGYQPEIAYFETLHEVKLIVDLIYEKGFEGMRHSISNTAEFGDYVTGPRIITEQTKATMKDVLTDIQQGRFAERFIADAEAGFPYMQEQRGKMRGHLLETVGTELRGKMPFIEKKELEV; encoded by the coding sequence ATGACCGCGACCATGTACTACGACCGCGACGTGGACCTCTCGCCCATCGAGGAGAAGCTGGTCGCCATCATCGGCTACGGCAGCCAGGCCCACGCCCACGCCCAGAACCTGCGGGACAGCGGCCTGAACGTGGTCGTCGGTCTGCGCGAGGGGTCCGCGAGCCGCGCCAAGGCCGAGGGGGCGGGCCTGCGCGTCACCACCGTCGAGGACGCCACCCGCGAGGCCGACGTGGTGATGCTCCTGATTCCCGACGAGGCGCAGCCGGGCCTGTACGAGCAGAGCATCGCTCCCCACCTGACGCCGGGCAAGGCGCTCGCCTTCGGCCACGGCTTCAACGTCCACTTCGGGCGCATCACGCCGCCCCCCGATGTGGACGTGTTTCTGGTCGCCCCCAAGGGACCGGGGCACATGCTGCGGCGCATCTATGCCGACGGCGGCGGGATGCCCGGCATCTTCGCCGTCGCGCAGGACGCCAGCGGGGGCGCCCGCGCCCTGGCCCTGGCGTACGCGCGCGGCATCGGCTGCACCCGCGCAGGCGTGCTGGAAACCACCTTCAAGGAGGAAACCGAAACCGACCTGTTTGGGGAGCAGTCGGTCCTGTGCGGCGGCGTCACGCACCTGATCCAGGCGGGCTTCGAGACGCTGGTGGAGGCCGGATACCAGCCCGAGATCGCCTATTTCGAGACGCTCCACGAGGTCAAGCTGATCGTGGACCTGATCTACGAGAAGGGCTTTGAGGGAATGCGCCACTCGATCTCCAACACCGCCGAGTTCGGTGACTACGTGACCGGCCCGCGCATCATCACGGAGCAGACCAAGGCCACCATGAAGGACGTGCTGACCGACATCCAGCAGGGCCGTTTCGCCGAGCGCTTCATCGCGGATGCCGAGGCTGGATTCCCGTATATGCAGGAGCAGCGCGGGAAGATGCGCGGCCACCTCTTGGAGACCGTGGGTACCGAGCTGCGCGGCAAGATGCCCTTTATCGAGAAAAAGGAACTGGAAGTTTAG
- a CDS encoding 3-isopropylmalate dehydratase large subunit: MGMTMAQKILAAHSGHAEVVPGQLIECATDLVLCHEITTPAALRMLEERGMNRVFDPEKIVAIPDHSVPAMNIKAAKMYQKLKSWVQEQGIRHFYDVGRGGIAHVVLEGSGLLRPGQTLVSGDSHTCNGGALGAFATGVGSTDLAGAIYAGRVWFKVPETMLIRVTGEMQPGVTPKDLVLEVIKRIGADGANYLVMEWTGDTIDRMDMEGRFTLTNMAIEAGGKTGIIAVDGTTRAYLAARGVAPDEYTEYTSDPDAPYRVVIELDASTVEPTVAYPHIPSNGRVAGSDRIPVTHAYVGSCTNGRLSDLREVAHILRGRRVADGVQMIVVPATQAIWKQAAQEGLLEVFVEAGASVSYPSCGACLGMHSGVLGPDDVCISSSNRNFVGRMGDPSAQIYLASPATVAASAVAGVISDPREYAGPPRVEVA; the protein is encoded by the coding sequence ATGGGCATGACGATGGCACAGAAGATCCTGGCGGCCCACAGCGGCCACGCCGAGGTGGTTCCCGGCCAGCTGATCGAGTGCGCGACCGATCTCGTGCTGTGCCACGAGATCACCACCCCAGCGGCCCTGCGGATGCTGGAGGAACGCGGCATGAACCGGGTGTTCGACCCCGAAAAGATCGTGGCGATTCCCGACCACTCGGTCCCCGCCATGAACATCAAGGCCGCGAAGATGTACCAGAAGCTCAAATCCTGGGTGCAGGAACAGGGCATCCGTCACTTCTACGACGTGGGGCGCGGCGGCATCGCCCACGTCGTGCTGGAGGGCAGCGGCCTGCTGCGGCCCGGGCAGACGCTGGTGAGCGGCGACTCGCACACCTGCAACGGCGGGGCGCTGGGGGCCTTTGCCACCGGAGTCGGCAGCACCGACCTCGCCGGGGCGATCTACGCGGGCCGGGTGTGGTTCAAGGTGCCCGAGACGATGCTGATCCGCGTGACCGGCGAGATGCAGCCGGGCGTCACCCCCAAAGACCTCGTGCTGGAGGTCATCAAACGCATCGGGGCGGACGGTGCGAACTACCTGGTGATGGAGTGGACCGGGGACACCATCGACCGGATGGACATGGAGGGCCGCTTCACCCTGACGAACATGGCGATCGAGGCGGGTGGCAAGACCGGCATCATCGCGGTGGACGGCACGACGCGGGCGTACCTCGCCGCGCGAGGGGTCGCGCCGGACGAGTACACCGAGTACACCTCCGACCCCGACGCGCCGTATAGGGTCGTGATCGAGCTGGACGCCTCGACGGTGGAGCCGACGGTCGCCTACCCGCACATCCCCAGCAACGGCCGCGTGGCGGGCAGCGACCGCATTCCGGTCACGCACGCCTACGTGGGCAGTTGCACCAACGGGCGCCTCAGCGACCTGCGCGAGGTGGCGCACATCCTGCGGGGGCGCCGGGTCGCGGACGGCGTGCAGATGATCGTGGTTCCGGCGACCCAGGCGATCTGGAAGCAGGCCGCGCAGGAGGGGTTGCTGGAGGTCTTCGTGGAGGCGGGCGCCAGCGTGAGCTACCCGAGCTGCGGCGCCTGCCTGGGGATGCACTCGGGCGTGCTGGGACCGGACGACGTGTGCATTTCCAGCTCCAACCGCAACTTTGTCGGCAGGATGGGCGACCCCTCGGCGCAGATTTACCTCGCCTCGCCCGCGACGGTGGCCGCGAGCGCGGTGGCGGGCGTGATCTCGGACCCGCGCGAGTACGCGGGGCCGCCCCGCGTGGAGGTGGCGTGA
- the ilvN gene encoding acetolactate synthase small subunit, which translates to MSADHLVSVLVRDEPRVLTRITSLFGRRAYNIRSLSVGRTEQPGVSRMTFVVTGDRNIVEQAMKQLEKLHDVLHVVDHGLHKYVDRELVLLKVAITPESRVEVRQIAEDFRARIVDVGRHALTFEVTGDEGKVTAFIEQMRPFGILETMRTGRVALTRGSNADLPGQVFHGGETEVLRPVLEAPEPSETQAGGMPGVS; encoded by the coding sequence ATGAGCGCCGACCACCTGGTCAGCGTGCTGGTGCGTGACGAGCCGCGCGTGCTGACCCGCATCACGTCCCTCTTCGGCCGCCGCGCCTACAACATCCGCAGCCTGTCGGTGGGCCGCACCGAGCAGCCGGGGGTCAGCCGCATGACGTTTGTCGTGACGGGCGACCGGAACATCGTCGAGCAGGCGATGAAACAGCTCGAAAAGCTGCATGACGTGCTGCACGTGGTCGATCACGGCCTGCACAAGTACGTGGACCGCGAACTGGTGCTCCTCAAGGTCGCCATCACCCCCGAGAGCCGGGTGGAGGTCCGCCAGATCGCCGAGGACTTCCGCGCCCGCATCGTGGACGTGGGCCGCCACGCGCTCACCTTCGAGGTCACGGGCGACGAGGGCAAGGTCACCGCCTTCATAGAGCAGATGCGGCCCTTCGGCATTCTGGAGACGATGCGGACGGGCCGGGTGGCCCTGACACGCGGGTCCAACGCGGACCTTCCGGGGCAGGTCTTCCACGGCGGGGAAACGGAGGTGCTGCGGCCCGTACTGGAGGCGCCGGAGCCGAGTGAGACGCAGGCGGGAGGGATGCCGGGGGTGTCCTAG
- a CDS encoding glutamate synthase subunit beta, producing the protein MGKVTGFLDYRRVKETYEPIDERLRNYNEFVHELTVEQSRVQAARCMDCGIPFCNHGCPVGNLIPDWNDLVYGNNWRAAIDALHATNNFPEFTGRICPAPCEAACTLNLTADEPVGIKSIERAIIDHAWEEGWVAPQPPPFRTGKRVAVIGSGPAGLAAAQQLARAGHSVTVFEKNDRPGGLLRYGIPDFKLDKHVIDRRIRQMEAEGVTFRTGVLVGEVPEGTNSAPERVGPEHLRAGFDAVLLAGGAEQPRDLPVPGRELGGVHFAMEFLAGQNRVNAGDRVEGQIHAGGKHVVVIGGGDTGSDCVGTSHRHGAAHVTQFELLPMPPEHENKPLTWPYWPHKLRTSSSHEEGGEREFAIATKEFIGEDGRVTALRTVRLEWQGGKMTEIPGSEEILRADLVLLAMGFVSPAGSILDVFGVERDQRGNARAGTDELGGYVTNVPGIFAAGDMRRGQSLVVWAIREGRQAARAVDEFLMGTSELPR; encoded by the coding sequence ATGGGAAAAGTCACCGGCTTCCTGGACTACCGCCGCGTCAAAGAAACCTACGAGCCTATCGACGAGCGCCTGCGGAATTACAACGAGTTCGTCCACGAGCTGACCGTCGAGCAGTCGCGGGTGCAGGCCGCCCGCTGCATGGACTGCGGGATTCCCTTTTGCAACCACGGCTGCCCAGTGGGCAACCTGATTCCCGACTGGAACGACCTCGTGTACGGGAACAACTGGCGGGCGGCCATTGACGCGCTGCACGCGACCAACAACTTTCCCGAGTTCACTGGGCGTATCTGCCCCGCCCCCTGCGAGGCCGCCTGCACCCTGAACCTCACGGCCGATGAGCCGGTCGGCATCAAGTCCATCGAGCGGGCGATCATCGACCACGCCTGGGAGGAGGGGTGGGTGGCGCCGCAGCCTCCGCCTTTCAGAACGGGGAAGAGGGTCGCGGTGATTGGCTCCGGCCCCGCCGGACTTGCGGCAGCCCAGCAACTCGCCCGCGCCGGGCATAGCGTGACGGTCTTCGAAAAGAACGACCGCCCCGGCGGCCTGCTCAGATACGGCATCCCCGACTTCAAGCTGGACAAGCACGTGATCGACCGCCGCATCCGCCAGATGGAGGCCGAGGGCGTGACCTTCCGCACGGGCGTATTGGTGGGCGAGGTGCCGGAGGGAACCAACTCCGCACCGGAGAGGGTCGGCCCGGAGCACCTCCGCGCCGGGTTCGACGCCGTGCTCCTGGCGGGCGGGGCCGAACAACCGCGCGACCTGCCGGTGCCGGGGCGTGAGCTGGGCGGCGTCCATTTTGCGATGGAGTTCCTGGCGGGGCAGAACCGGGTGAACGCGGGCGACCGGGTGGAGGGTCAGATTCACGCCGGGGGCAAGCACGTCGTCGTGATCGGGGGCGGCGACACGGGGTCGGACTGCGTGGGGACCTCGCACCGCCACGGCGCCGCGCACGTCACCCAGTTCGAGCTGCTGCCCATGCCGCCCGAGCACGAGAACAAGCCGCTCACCTGGCCCTACTGGCCGCACAAGCTCCGCACGTCGTCGAGCCACGAGGAGGGCGGCGAGCGCGAGTTCGCCATCGCCACGAAGGAATTCATCGGCGAGGACGGGCGCGTCACCGCCCTCAGGACCGTGCGCCTGGAATGGCAGGGCGGAAAGATGACCGAGATTCCCGGCAGCGAGGAGATTTTGAGAGCCGACCTCGTGCTGCTGGCGATGGGCTTTGTCAGCCCGGCGGGGAGCATCCTCGACGTCTTCGGCGTCGAGCGCGACCAGCGCGGAAATGCCAGGGCGGGCACCGACGAGCTGGGAGGCTACGTCACAAACGTCCCCGGCATCTTCGCGGCGGGCGACATGCGCCGGGGTCAGTCTCTCGTCGTCTGGGCCATCCGCGAGGGGCGGCAGGCGGCGCGGGCCGTGGACGAGTTCCTGATGGGAACGAGCGAACTGCCGCGCTGA
- the ilvB gene encoding biosynthetic-type acetolactate synthase large subunit, whose amino-acid sequence MTPPNGAQALWQTLAAHGVGTVFGYPGGAIMPVYDALTLFPDIRHILARHEQGAIHAAEGWAKATGDLGVCLATSGPGATNLVTGLADAMMDSVPLLAITGNVARHLMGTDAFQEADITGITLPITKHNYVVQEAGDLPRVVAEAIHIARSGRPGPVLVDIPKDVQLAAFAGEVHGPQAPPEAPAPDPHALEAAVALLKEARRPVLMVGGGAQGAAAEVTAFARAWRIPTITTLMGLGAFPASDGLWLGMPGMHGSVAANRAISEADVLIGIGLRFDDRVTGRVKDFASRASIIHIDLDAAEISKIVRAHVPVRADAGRAARLLTERAQPLSHPEWTATLAEWRTRGEHPAHWGAAQAVRQVVSRLGPGDILSTDVGQHQMLAAQLARFDRPRRWLTSGGLGTMGFGFPAAIGAALAEPGVTSMVIAGDGGFQMTAQELATLTKYGIRNVKICIVNNSYLGMVRQWQELFHERRYSEVYLGDSNPDFLKLADAYGISGWRADNADDLEGAIDAWLAHDGSALLEVVVPNEHGVFPMVPAGAALSEMIETEPQAVPGGRA is encoded by the coding sequence ATGACCCCCCCCAACGGCGCCCAGGCCCTCTGGCAGACGCTCGCCGCGCACGGCGTCGGGACCGTCTTCGGGTATCCCGGCGGCGCGATCATGCCGGTGTACGACGCGCTGACCCTCTTTCCCGACATCCGCCACATCCTGGCGCGGCACGAGCAGGGCGCGATCCACGCGGCGGAAGGCTGGGCCAAGGCGACTGGCGACCTCGGCGTCTGCCTGGCGACCAGCGGGCCGGGCGCCACCAATCTGGTGACCGGCCTGGCCGACGCGATGATGGATTCGGTGCCGCTGCTGGCGATCACCGGCAACGTGGCCCGGCACCTGATGGGCACCGACGCCTTTCAGGAGGCCGACATCACCGGGATCACGTTGCCGATCACCAAACACAACTACGTGGTGCAGGAGGCGGGCGACCTGCCCCGCGTCGTGGCCGAGGCCATCCACATCGCCCGCAGCGGTCGCCCCGGCCCCGTACTGGTGGATATCCCCAAGGACGTGCAACTCGCGGCCTTTGCCGGGGAGGTCCACGGCCCGCAGGCCCCGCCGGAAGCGCCCGCGCCCGACCCGCACGCCCTCGAAGCCGCCGTTGCCTTGCTGAAGGAGGCCCGCAGGCCCGTCCTGATGGTGGGCGGCGGTGCCCAGGGAGCCGCCGCCGAGGTCACCGCCTTCGCCCGCGCGTGGCGCATCCCGACCATCACCACCCTGATGGGCCTGGGCGCCTTTCCCGCCTCTGATGGGCTGTGGCTGGGGATGCCCGGGATGCACGGCAGCGTGGCCGCCAACCGCGCGATCTCGGAGGCGGACGTGCTGATCGGCATCGGCCTGCGCTTCGACGACCGGGTGACGGGGCGCGTCAAGGACTTCGCCTCACGGGCCAGCATCATCCACATCGACCTCGACGCCGCCGAGATCAGCAAGATCGTGCGGGCGCACGTGCCGGTGCGTGCCGACGCGGGGCGGGCCGCCCGGCTTCTCACCGAACGGGCCCAGCCCCTGAGCCACCCCGAGTGGACCGCCACGCTCGCCGAGTGGCGCACGCGCGGCGAGCACCCGGCCCACTGGGGCGCCGCCCAGGCGGTGCGGCAGGTCGTCTCGCGCCTCGGCCCCGGCGACATTCTCAGCACCGACGTGGGCCAGCACCAGATGCTCGCCGCGCAGCTCGCCCGCTTCGACCGGCCCCGGCGCTGGCTGACCTCGGGCGGCCTGGGCACGATGGGTTTCGGCTTCCCGGCGGCCATCGGCGCGGCCCTCGCCGAACCCGGCGTGACCAGCATGGTGATCGCCGGGGACGGCGGCTTCCAGATGACCGCCCAGGAACTCGCCACCCTGACCAAGTACGGGATTCGCAACGTCAAGATCTGCATCGTGAACAACTCCTACCTGGGGATGGTCCGCCAGTGGCAGGAACTCTTCCACGAGCGCCGCTACTCGGAGGTCTACCTGGGCGACTCCAATCCCGATTTCCTGAAGCTGGCGGACGCCTACGGCATTTCCGGCTGGCGGGCCGACAACGCCGACGATCTGGAGGGGGCCATCGACGCCTGGCTCGCCCACGACGGCAGCGCCCTTTTAGAAGTGGTGGTCCCCAACGAGCACGGCGTCTTCCCGATGGTGCCCGCCGGGGCCGCGCTGAGCGAGATGATCGAGACGGAGCCGCAGGCCGTCCCCGGGGGCCGGGCATGA
- a CDS encoding 3-isopropylmalate dehydratase small subunit produces the protein MPRVHVFARDHINTDEIIPARHLTSDVESELAPYAMEDYDPGFVRRVGPGDLVVAGADFGCGSSREHAVWALRGAGVGAVIAPNFARIFYRNAINNGFLALECAGIVEAFQDGDEADLDLAGGTITNRRSGEQLSFVPVPQFALDVQRAGGWLEYMREQDALAAGTLNTPNLNTPSTEAGHGHPGTPAPQEDPHA, from the coding sequence ATGCCCCGAGTCCACGTCTTCGCCCGCGACCACATCAACACCGACGAGATCATCCCCGCGCGGCACCTCACCAGCGACGTGGAGAGCGAACTGGCCCCCTACGCGATGGAGGACTACGACCCCGGCTTCGTGCGGCGGGTGGGGCCGGGCGACCTCGTGGTCGCGGGGGCCGACTTCGGGTGTGGCTCCAGCCGCGAACACGCCGTCTGGGCGCTGCGCGGGGCCGGGGTGGGGGCCGTGATCGCCCCCAACTTCGCCCGCATCTTCTACCGCAACGCGATCAACAACGGCTTTCTGGCGCTGGAATGCGCGGGCATCGTGGAGGCCTTTCAGGACGGCGACGAGGCCGACCTCGACCTCGCGGGCGGCACCATCACCAACCGCCGCAGTGGCGAGCAGCTCAGCTTCGTGCCCGTGCCCCAGTTCGCGCTGGACGTGCAGCGGGCGGGCGGCTGGCTGGAATACATGCGCGAGCAGGACGCGCTGGCTGCCGGAACCCTGAACACCCCCAACCTGAACACCCCCAGCACCGAAGCCGGACACGGCCATCCCGGAACCCCCGCCCCCCAGGAGGACCCCCATGCCTAG
- the leuB gene encoding 3-isopropylmalate dehydrogenase, with amino-acid sequence MPRIVTLPGDGIGPEVTAAAVQVLREVAPDVTIEEHLIGGAAIEETGEPFPTATREAVRGADAVLLGTVGGPQDSPWNRLPRPQRPESGLLALRRAMGCYANLRPVRVLPGLEHLSPLKPELARGVDILIVRELLGGLYFDGDRRLDGDSAHNTMRYTRAEVERVARVAFWAAGQRRGRVTSVDKANVLEVSELWRSAVQDVHGRKYRDLTLNHEYVDSVAMLLVSNPGRYDVVLTENLFGDILSDLAAVIPGSLGLMPSASLGDGAGLFEPIHGSAPDIAGQGVANPAAAILSAAMLLRHGLNRPAAANHVEGAVARALRAGPTADLGGRASTGAFTDAVLDNVQVMSGA; translated from the coding sequence ATGCCTAGGATCGTCACACTGCCCGGAGACGGGATCGGCCCCGAGGTCACTGCCGCCGCCGTGCAGGTGCTGCGCGAGGTCGCCCCCGACGTGACCATCGAGGAGCATCTCATCGGCGGAGCCGCCATCGAGGAGACGGGCGAACCCTTTCCCACCGCCACCCGCGAGGCCGTGCGCGGGGCCGACGCCGTGCTGCTGGGCACGGTGGGCGGGCCGCAGGACTCGCCCTGGAACCGCCTGCCGCGCCCTCAGCGGCCCGAGTCCGGCCTGCTCGCGCTGCGGCGGGCCATGGGCTGCTACGCGAACCTGCGCCCGGTGCGGGTGCTGCCGGGGCTGGAGCACCTCTCGCCGCTGAAGCCCGAGCTGGCACGCGGGGTGGACATCCTGATTGTGCGCGAGCTGCTGGGCGGCCTCTACTTCGACGGGGACCGGCGGCTGGACGGCGACTCGGCCCACAACACCATGCGCTACACGCGGGCCGAGGTCGAGCGGGTGGCGCGGGTGGCCTTCTGGGCGGCCGGGCAGCGCCGGGGCCGGGTGACCTCGGTGGACAAGGCCAACGTGCTGGAGGTCTCCGAGCTGTGGCGCAGCGCGGTGCAGGACGTGCATGGCCGCAAGTACCGCGACCTCACCCTGAACCACGAGTACGTGGACAGCGTGGCGATGCTGCTGGTGTCCAACCCCGGCCGCTACGACGTGGTCCTGACCGAGAACCTGTTCGGGGACATCCTCTCGGACCTCGCGGCGGTGATTCCGGGCAGCCTGGGGCTGATGCCCTCGGCCAGCCTGGGAGACGGGGCGGGCCTGTTCGAGCCGATCCACGGCTCGGCCCCCGACATCGCTGGGCAGGGGGTGGCGAACCCGGCCGCCGCGATCCTGAGCGCAGCCATGCTGCTGCGCCACGGGCTGAACCGCCCGGCAGCCGCCAACCACGTCGAGGGCGCGGTGGCGCGGGCCTTGCGGGCCGGGCCGACCGCCGACCTGGGGGGTCGCGCGAGCACGGGTGCTTTCACGGACGCCGTGCTGGACAACGTGCAGGTGATGAGCGGGGCGTAG